From a region of the Myroides sp. JBRI-B21084 genome:
- a CDS encoding OmpA family protein, giving the protein MKKGFTIIALAFFVFLGNTMAFAQAGLKKANKKYDQWSYTQAATIYDKVFTRGFSNADMLQKLGNAHFFNARYTQAHTFYEQLFTQFNTADISAEYFYRYAQTLQHMGNTAEAKKYFELFVEKTQNNSQLQKIILNNDAQRKQIVENSGRYNDVTNLATNTTFADYGSFVHNANLYFTSARDTGSFAKNIHTWTNAAFTKLYTLNLSENNKPKKVNGKVNSKLNQASAVITANGKTMYFTRNNMINGKRGYDSSKATRLKIYKAELVDGTWQNITELPFNADDFNTAHPTLSPDESTLYFVSDREGGFGDADLWKVSINGNNYGVPVNLGAHINTAGKETFPFVNSNNELYFASDARLGLGGLDVYAVKIKDDGSFYDVQNVGEPINSNFDDFAYFIDFNSKAGFFSSNRKGGKGNDDIYSFIEAKPLKLGCSQDLSVTVIDAKTQNIIPNVSLELFNANNQSIASTNTFTNSGYRFNTDFVCGGTYQIKAIKEGYVNSTETVTLNATSGVTDYKLVLHPKKVEVKKNDDLFKVLKLKPIYFDYDKDNIRTDAAVELAKVVEVLKDYPRMKIDVRSHTDSRGSDLYNEKLSQRRAKSTALWIINQGIDAARVTYKGYGETQLMNECKNGVKCTDERHEENRRSEFIVLEL; this is encoded by the coding sequence ATGAAAAAAGGATTTACAATAATTGCCTTAGCGTTTTTTGTATTTTTAGGAAATACTATGGCATTTGCACAAGCGGGTTTAAAAAAAGCAAATAAAAAGTACGATCAATGGTCGTACACTCAAGCTGCTACAATTTACGATAAAGTATTTACTCGCGGTTTTTCTAATGCGGATATGCTTCAAAAATTAGGAAATGCACATTTTTTTAATGCACGTTATACTCAAGCACATACTTTTTATGAGCAACTGTTTACCCAATTTAATACGGCAGATATTTCTGCAGAATATTTTTATAGATATGCTCAAACATTACAGCATATGGGGAATACAGCAGAGGCAAAAAAATATTTTGAACTTTTTGTAGAAAAAACGCAGAATAACTCACAATTACAAAAAATCATTTTAAATAATGACGCACAACGAAAACAAATTGTCGAAAATTCTGGTAGATACAACGATGTTACAAATTTAGCAACTAACACAACTTTTGCTGATTATGGCAGTTTTGTTCACAATGCTAATTTATATTTTACAAGTGCACGTGATACAGGTTCATTTGCTAAAAATATACATACTTGGACCAACGCTGCTTTTACAAAATTATATACATTAAATTTAAGCGAAAACAATAAGCCTAAAAAAGTAAATGGTAAAGTTAACAGCAAACTAAATCAAGCATCTGCGGTTATTACGGCAAATGGAAAAACTATGTATTTTACGCGCAATAATATGATAAATGGCAAACGCGGGTACGATAGTTCAAAAGCAACCCGACTTAAAATTTATAAGGCAGAATTGGTTGATGGCACTTGGCAAAATATAACCGAACTTCCTTTTAATGCCGACGATTTTAACACAGCACATCCTACTTTAAGTCCTGATGAAAGTACGTTGTACTTTGTATCTGATAGAGAAGGTGGTTTTGGCGATGCTGATTTGTGGAAAGTTTCAATTAACGGAAATAATTACGGCGTACCTGTTAATTTAGGTGCACATATAAACACTGCGGGTAAAGAAACGTTCCCCTTTGTGAATAGCAATAACGAATTGTATTTTGCTTCTGATGCCCGTTTGGGATTAGGTGGTTTAGATGTATACGCTGTAAAAATTAAAGACGATGGTAGTTTTTATGATGTTCAAAACGTAGGTGAACCCATAAATTCAAATTTCGATGATTTCGCCTATTTTATTGATTTTAATTCAAAAGCAGGTTTTTTCTCATCCAACCGAAAAGGCGGTAAAGGTAACGATGATATTTACAGTTTTATTGAAGCAAAACCTTTAAAATTAGGTTGTTCACAGGATTTATCAGTAACAGTTATCGATGCTAAAACGCAAAATATTATTCCAAATGTTTCTTTAGAACTTTTTAATGCTAATAATCAATCAATAGCATCAACCAACACATTCACTAACAGCGGATATCGTTTTAATACGGATTTTGTTTGCGGAGGTACATATCAAATTAAAGCAATTAAAGAGGGTTATGTAAATAGCACAGAAACAGTTACTTTAAATGCAACTTCAGGTGTAACTGATTATAAATTGGTGCTTCATCCTAAAAAAGTAGAGGTGAAGAAAAACGATGATTTATTTAAAGTTTTAAAACTAAAACCTATTTATTTTGATTACGATAAAGATAATATTCGTACCGATGCAGCAGTAGAACTTGCTAAAGTTGTTGAAGTTTTAAAAGATTATCCACGTATGAAAATTGATGTACGTTCACATACCGATAGTCGTGGGTCTGATTTGTATAATGAAAAATTATCGCAACGCAGAGCTAAATCAACTGCGCTGTGGATTATAAATCAAGGAATTGATGCGGCACGTGTTACTTATAAAGGATATGGTGAAACTCAATTAATGAATGAATGTAAAAATGGAGTAAAGTGTACCGACGAAAGGCACGAAGAAAATAGAAGATCAGAATTTATTGTTCTAGAGCTTTAA
- a CDS encoding PorP/SprF family type IX secretion system membrane protein yields MKRLKIVQALLALVSLSATAQQDPQYTQYMYNTVNVNPAYAGSRGALSIFGLHRTQWAGLEGAPQTNAFSINTPLGDSKLGLGVGFVNDALGIIDENTINVDLSYTVNLNNYGSKLAFGLKGSGNFLNVAYSELLTYNPNDHNFETDIKGQFNPNIGAGIYWHNNKSYAGFSIPNMLETTRFDNNIQSNMQQRMNYYFIGGHVFEINPVLLLKPTFLVKATKGAPLQADFSANLLVHEKLTVGAAYRWEAAWSGMLGYQITNSLFVGYGYDADTTKLANYNNGSHELFLRFELFNMFRKVNTPRFF; encoded by the coding sequence ATGAAAAGATTAAAAATCGTACAGGCTTTGTTAGCTTTAGTAAGCTTATCTGCCACAGCACAACAAGATCCTCAGTACACACAATACATGTACAACACCGTTAACGTAAACCCAGCCTATGCGGGCAGTAGGGGGGCATTAAGTATATTTGGTTTACACCGTACCCAATGGGCTGGTTTAGAAGGTGCTCCACAAACAAATGCTTTTTCCATAAATACACCACTTGGCGATTCTAAACTTGGTTTAGGCGTTGGTTTTGTAAACGATGCTTTAGGAATTATAGATGAAAATACAATTAATGTTGATTTATCGTACACTGTTAATTTAAACAATTACGGAAGCAAATTAGCATTTGGTTTAAAAGGTTCGGGTAACTTTTTAAACGTTGCTTATTCAGAATTGTTAACATACAATCCTAACGATCACAATTTTGAAACGGATATTAAAGGTCAGTTTAATCCTAATATTGGAGCAGGTATCTATTGGCACAATAATAAATCGTATGCAGGTTTTTCTATACCTAATATGTTAGAAACCACACGTTTTGATAACAATATTCAAAGCAACATGCAACAACGTATGAACTATTATTTCATAGGAGGACACGTGTTTGAAATTAATCCGGTATTATTATTAAAACCAACTTTTTTAGTAAAAGCTACAAAAGGTGCGCCATTACAAGCCGATTTTTCGGCCAACTTGTTAGTGCATGAAAAGCTTACTGTTGGTGCAGCCTATCGTTGGGAAGCCGCTTGGAGTGGAATGCTAGGTTATCAAATTACTAATAGTTTATTTGTTGGTTATGGTTACGATGCCGATACAACTAAATTAGCAAATTACAATAATGGTTCGCACGAGCTTTTTTTGCGATTTGAATTGTTTAACATGTTTCGTAAGGTGAATACCCCACGATTCTTCTAA
- a CDS encoding gliding motility-associated C-terminal domain-containing protein, with protein sequence MKKIYTNALMLLAPFGMAVFAQNNAITVNKGQLYVLPNTLIATHANFENRNSGIVFNDGEFQFYKNYTNNGLFTHTTSKTTGYTVFQGNQEQLIAGEQPSKHFDVLFNNSVAFFNLNSDIIINGTGNFNNGIVKINNANGGQMMFGNNAKQINASDKSYAQGMVEKQGANAFTFPIGKEGFYRMAAISAPENTNALYTSEYFIANTNNMYPHKDKTGIIEAVDNAEYWQINKADATTGSVIVTLSWHQQTTPAAFSNNANLHVVRWDAKQNLWVDEGGIVDMNAKTITTPVNVEGFGIFTIGKIKEKYNNPGDVVIYNGVSADNDGVNDYFIIDNINYFPDNSVTIFNRWGRKVFETTNYNSNGNVFKGYVSTNQTTNTKEKLPSGTYYYVVEYLYNRNGENKLIKKVGHLHLENNN encoded by the coding sequence ATGAAAAAGATTTATACAAATGCACTAATGCTATTAGCACCTTTTGGTATGGCTGTTTTTGCACAAAACAATGCAATTACAGTAAATAAAGGGCAGCTATATGTATTGCCCAATACGCTAATTGCAACGCATGCAAATTTTGAAAACAGAAATTCGGGAATTGTTTTTAACGATGGTGAATTTCAATTTTATAAAAATTATACAAATAACGGTTTGTTTACGCATACCACTTCTAAAACTACGGGATATACAGTTTTTCAAGGCAATCAAGAGCAACTTATTGCTGGCGAACAACCATCTAAACATTTTGATGTATTATTTAATAACTCGGTTGCTTTTTTTAATCTAAACAGTGATATTATCATAAATGGTACCGGTAATTTTAACAATGGTATTGTAAAAATAAATAATGCAAATGGTGGCCAAATGATGTTTGGTAACAATGCCAAGCAAATAAATGCTAGTGATAAAAGTTATGCACAAGGTATGGTTGAAAAGCAAGGTGCCAACGCATTTACTTTTCCAATTGGTAAAGAAGGATTTTATCGTATGGCAGCTATATCAGCACCAGAAAATACAAATGCTTTGTATACAAGCGAGTATTTTATCGCCAATACCAATAACATGTATCCACATAAAGATAAAACAGGTATAATAGAGGCGGTTGATAATGCAGAATATTGGCAAATTAATAAAGCCGATGCTACAACAGGGTCGGTTATTGTAACCTTGTCATGGCATCAACAAACCACACCTGCAGCATTTTCAAATAACGCTAATTTACATGTAGTTCGCTGGGATGCTAAACAAAATTTATGGGTTGATGAAGGTGGAATTGTTGATATGAACGCAAAAACAATTACCACACCAGTTAATGTAGAAGGTTTTGGCATTTTTACCATTGGCAAAATAAAAGAAAAGTATAACAATCCAGGCGATGTAGTTATTTACAACGGAGTGTCTGCCGATAACGATGGGGTTAACGATTATTTTATTATTGATAACATTAATTATTTTCCTGATAACTCGGTAACTATTTTTAATCGTTGGGGTAGAAAAGTATTCGAAACCACTAATTACAATTCAAACGGAAATGTTTTTAAAGGTTACGTTTCAACCAACCAAACTACCAATACTAAAGAAAAACTACCTTCGGGTACGTATTATTACGTGGTAGAATATTTATATAACCGCAATGGTGAAAATAAATTAATTAAAAAAGTAGGACACCTACATTTAGAAAACAATAACTAA